A stretch of the Erinaceus europaeus chromosome 1, mEriEur2.1, whole genome shotgun sequence genome encodes the following:
- the LOC103127495 gene encoding RIMS-binding protein 3A-like, giving the protein MTKDSPSHPGCRASSKKAGGPGPAPAAVLEEQRRELEKLRAELREERARGRAERRRFAAQARQLREAAERERQQLADHLRSKWEAQRARELRQLQEEMLREREVEIRQLLRWKEAELRQLQQLLHRERDGVVRQARELQRQLAEELVSRGHCGRPAGPDTAAEPCRCRLQEVLAQLRWETDGEQAARIRHLQAALNVERRLFLKYILEHFRWQPPPPGSQPPPTVHASPGPAPELAGDSGGLSAGSGAKPLQGRSRSLDAVPTACAPRATHGSLPTRLASLDAWAPPRCQSLDSTLSYTPAPRSEGRASSSSSSPPTSPAASTPGSPSPPPAPPPPSALEHRDPGEQHGGDSGSQSRDILTPSPTELGRQELVRRNSELSEALQVLARRCAHLHEENMQLRRAGSPEQASEKVRRLKGKRAELTGLARRLEDRARKLQETSLRALSAPVLGEGSGGAELGQLLARQRARDLSEQASVLLARDKQIAELRQECHLLQTRVASHPDGVTPHAQWLDVNDLDRLQRESQREVLRLQRQLTLQQGGGRGSGGGGGGGGGGEKEEEALRRRQALERECQQLEAEAAAARLRGREAEAQLQAARREGALLAQEKARLQAQADVMRKAAAEHSDVREQLGRACQERDAAGLLAQQLQQEAARQQDRQQQLQHDLQKALLDLQTAQEEVQDLRRQVGHPPLESWETAPALESQDEGLGGTRFLPGNEHQALTRLSGDHLKKGDASLIESPEAPQDPASVYHMPGRDPASQPLDSTRPQAKRASSQSNSSSEVDSMWATVPSCPILDMDTASEVDDLEPDSEPSSLETRHSETSSTPKLKIFLVKYNYNPLEGPNEQPENELPLTAGDYIYIFGDMDEDGFYEGELGDGRRGLVPSNLVEEIPDFDVLGCLPDEDPDLGLCHGEDEQGEAVKEDTQHSLVAGKAQEDVDRGVCQLGRANFQTEVPMEIADAKTEAGQRASLQSVEEKGFFRPFLGDKGVLHVTPMQLHLQSVAATSAEITWTYSSNGHPHVIHLNDQEHALTPAGVNCYTFQHLDPGTQYQVWVEVQLPRGSLQAPWTMTSSTVTFTTPLAGPPDPPLDVLVEHHTSPGLLVVSWLPVTIDSAGSSNGVRVTGYAVYADGLKVAEVSDATAGSTLLEVSQLQRPLTCQKVSVRTMSLLGESLDSVPALIPQDCFTCHQLLNTSSPFSCYTCGDLSTCRITLPVCPQKLASALLSARASLCTPGSCGEPQAEFLEALPEEPPKRQPLMCSLSSEREHPSVSSGSQSPGLPEAQGVSREAPLFHKSPQNQEPSLPNSQSRGDEDHSQHVGRSQYLAPGVTHLSPECESRKEACQEKVLRQKQNAPASAPPHLVTSQQYLCDIPDIIQEKEGVCFSLWNTKLQEQRKGLRTQTLGGRRDCQLEELSLGLQPVPLSKDLNVPKNNTPLLELGADAPVRVFVALFDHDPLELSTSLKAAEEGLAFQKGQLLRVWGSQDPHGFYHGECNGQVGSIPGHLVAEVEVGTNQTEEKSQLSSQGHLPSVVCIGDFEELSSCPSPSTIPPGDPRRPPLWTPKTMVAALDYDPRDGRAGGQVQDKLSLKAGDVVIVYGPVDDMGFYYGESGGNWGLVPAYLLDHMTLQGE; this is encoded by the coding sequence ATGACCAAGGACTCGCCTAGCCATCCGGGCTGCCGCGCATCATCCAAGAAGGCAGGCggccccggcccggcccccgCCGCGGTGCTGGAGGAGCAACGGCGGGAGCTGGAGAAGCTGCGGGCCGAGCTGCGGGAGGAGCGGGCGCGCGGGCGAGCCGAGCGGCGGCGCTTCGCCGCCCAGGCGCGCCAGTTGCGGGAGGCGGCCGAGCGGGAGCGGCAGCAGCTGGCTGACCACCTGCGCTCCAAGTGGGAGGCCCAGCGGGCCCGGGAGCTGCGGCAGCTGCAGGAGGAGATGCTGCGGGAGCGCGAGGTGGAGATCCGGCAGCTGCTGCGCTGGAAGGAGGCCGAGCTGCGGCAGCTGCAGCAGCTGCTGCACCGGGAGCGCGACGGCGTGGTGCGCCAGGCCCGGGAGCTGCAGCGCCAACTGGCCGAGGAGCTGGTGAGCCGGGGCCACTGCGGCCGCCCGGCGGGGCCCGACACGGCCGCGGAGCCGTGTCGCTGCCGTCTGCAGGAGGTGCTGGCGCAGCTGCGCTGGGAGACCGACGGCGAGCAGGCCGCGCGCATCCGCCACCTGCAGGCCGCGCTCAACGTGGAGCGCCGGCTCTTCCTCAAGTACATCCTGGAACACTTCCGCTggcagccgccgccgccgggctCCCAGCCGCCCCCGACCGTGCACGCCTCGCCAGGACCCGCCCCCGAGCTTGCGGGGGACTCCGGCGGCCTCTCAGCAGGCTCCGGAgccaagcccctgcaggggcGCTCCCGCTCGCTCGACGCGGTGCCCACGGCCTGCGCCCCCCGCGCCACGCACGGCTCGCTGCCCACCCGCCTCGCCTCCCTGGACGCCTGGGCGCCACCGCGTTGCCAGTCTCTAGACAGCACCCTGAGTTACACCCCAGCCCCTCGGTCAGAGGGAAGGGcctcgtcgtcgtcgtcgtcgccGCCCACCTCGCCAGCCGCCTCCACCCCTGGCTCTCCAAGCCCCCCGCCGGCCCCGCCTCCGCCGTCAGCACTGGAGCACCGGGACCCCGGCGAGCAGCATGGGGGAGACTCCGGCAGCCAGTCCCGCGACATCCTGACCCCCTCGCCCACCGAGCTGGGCCGCCAAGAACTGGTGCGGCGCAACTCGGAGCTGTCGGAGGCGCTGCAGGTGCTGGCGCGCCGCTGTGCGCACCTGCACGAGGAGAACATGCAACTGAGGCGGGCGGGGTCCCCCGAGCAGGCCAGCGAGAAAGTGAGGCGGCTCAAGGGGAAGCGCGCGGAGCTCACGGGCCTGGCGCGGCGCCTGGAGGACCGAGCCCGCAAGCTCCAGGAGACCAGCCTGAGGGCGCTGAGCGCGCCGGTGCTGGGCGAGGGCTCCGGCGGCGCCGAGCTGGGCCAGCTGCTCGCCCGCCAGCGCGCCCGGGACTTGTCGGAGCAGGCGAGCGTGCTGCTGGCCAGAGACAAGCAGATAGCGGAGCTACGGCAGGAGTGCCACCTGCTGCAGACGCGCGTCGCCTCGCACCCTGACGGGGTCACCCCCCACGCGCAGTGGCTTGACGTCAACGACCTGGACCGGTTGCAGCGGGAGTCCCAGCGGGAAGTGCTGCGCTTGCAAAGGCAGCTGACGCTGCAGCAGGGCGGCGGCCGAGGCtccggcggcggtggcggcggtggcggcggcggcgagaaggaagaggaggcgcTGCGCCGGCGCCAAGCCCTGGAGCGCGAGTGCCAGCAGCTGGAGGCCGAGGCGGCCGCAGCGCGGCTGCGTGGCAGGGAGGCGGAGGCGCAGCTGCAGGCGGCGCGGCGGGAGGGAGCCCTGCTGGCTCAGGAGAAAGCACGGTTGCAGGCCCAGGCCGACGTGATGCGCAAGGCGGCGGCAGAGCACAGCGACGTGCGTGAGCAGCTGGGCCGCGCGTGCCAGGAGCGTGACGCCGCGGGGCTGCTGGCGCAGCAGCTGCAGCAGGAGGCGGCGCGCCAGCAGGACCGACAGCAGCAGCTGCAGCACGACTTGCAAAAGGCCCTGCTTGATCTCCAGACCGCCCAGGAAGAGGTGCAGGACCTGCGGAGGCAGGTGGGGCATCCTCCGCTGGAATCCTGGGAGACTGCCCCAGCTCTCGAGTCCCAAGACGAGGGTCTTGGAGGCACCCGGTTCCTGCCAGGGAATGAACACCAAGCACTGACAAGGCTCAGCGGAGACCACCTGAAGAAGGGCGACGCCTCCCTGATTGAGTCCCCTGAAGCCCCACAGGATCCAGCCAGCGTCTACCATATGCCAGGCAGAGACCCAGCCAGCCAACCTCTGGACTCCACCAGGCCACAGGCCAAGAGAGCCAGCTCCCAGTCCAACTCCTCCTCAGAGGTGGACTCCATGTGGGCCACGGTGCCATCCTGCCCTATTCTGGACATGGACACAGCCAGTGAGGTGGACGACCTGGAGCCCGACAGTGAGCCCTCTAGCTTGGAAACAAGGCACTCAGAGACCTCCAGCACTCCAAAGCTGAAGATTTTCCTGGTCAAGTACAACTACAACCCACTCGAAGGGCCCAATGAGCAGCCTGAGAATGAGCTACCACTCACGGCTGGGGATTATATCTATATCTTTGGGGACATGGATGAAGATGGCTTCTATGAAGGGGAGCTTGGAGATGGCCGACGAGGGCTAGTGCCCTCCAACCTGGTGGAAGAGATTCCAGACTTTGATGTCTTGGGCTGCCTGCCTGATGAGGATCCCGACCTTGGTCTTTGTCATGGCGAAGATGAGCAAGGTGAAGCTGTAAAGGAAGATACTCAACACAGCTTAGTGGCTGGGAAAGCCCAAGAAGATGTGGATAGGGGGGTGTGCCAGCTGGGGAGGGCAAACTTCCAGACAGAAGTGCCCATGGAGATTGCAGATGCCAAGACAGAGGCTGGCCAGCGAGCCTCACTACAGAGTGTGGAGGAGAAGGGCTTCTTCAGACCCTTTCTGGGGGACAAAGGGGTCCTTCATGTGACCCCCATGCAGCTGCACCTGCAAAGTGTTGCTGCCACCTCAGCCGAGATCACCTGGACTTACAGCAGCAATGGCCACCCCCATGTGATACACCTCAATGACCAGGAGCATGCCCTGACTCCAGCGGGTGTGAACTGCTATACTTTCCAACACCTGGATCCCGGCACCCAGTACCAGGTGTGGGTAGAGGTGCAGCTGCCACGGGGCTCACTGCAGGCACCCTGGACAATGACATCTTCCACTGTCACCTTCACCACACCCTTGGCAGGACCCCCTGACCCTCCACTGGATGTGCTGGTGGAACACCACACCTCACCGGGCCTCCTGGTAGTCAGCTGGCTCCCTGTGACTATTGACTCAGCCGGGTCCTCCAATGGAGTCCGGGTCACTGGCTACGCAGTGTATGCAGATGGGCTCAAGGTTGCAGAGGTGTCTGATGCCACTGCGGGGAGCACCCTGTTGGAAGTCTCCCAGCTTCAGAGGCCCCTGACATGCCAGAAGGTCTCAGTGAGAACCATGTCACTTTTGGGGGAGTCCCTGGACTCGGTGCCAGCTCTGATCCCTCAGgactgcttcacctgtcaccagCTGCTAAACACCTCTTCTCCCTTTAGCTGCTACACTTGTGGTGACCTGTCCACCTGCAGAATCACTCTCCCTgtctgccctcagaagctggcaTCAGCTCTCTTGAGTGCCAGGGCCAGCCTCTGCACCCCTGGAAGTTGTGGGGAACCCCAGGCCGAGTTCCTAGAAGCACTTCCTGAAGAACCTCCGAAGAGGCAGCCCCTGATGTGCAGCCTAAGTTCAGAAAGAGAACATCCAAGTGTAAGTTCTGGCAGCCAGAGTCCAGGGCTTCCAGAGGCCCAAGGGGTCAGCAGAGAGGCCCCACTATTTCACAAGAGTCCCCAGAACCAGGAGCCATCCCTGCCCAATAGCCAGTCCAGGGGGGATGAAGACCACTCTCAGCATGTGGGCAGGAGCCAGTACCTTGCTCCAGGAGTCACTCACCTGTCCCCTGAGTGTGAGTCTAGAAAAGAAGCATGTCAGGAAAAGGTCCTCAGGCAAAAGCAAAATGCTCCAGCATCTGCTCCTCCCCACCTGGTCACTAGCCAACAATACCTGTGTGACATCCCTGACATTATACAGGAAAAAGAAGGTGTGTGCTTTAGCCTGTGGAACACAAAGTTGCAAGAGCAGAGAAAGGGGCTCAGGACCCAAACTCTGGGGGGCAGGAGAGACTGCCAGCTTGAGGAGCTCAGCTTGGGATTGCAACCAGTTCCACTCAGCAAAGACCTTAATGTACCCAAGAACAACACTCCACTTCTGGAACTAGGGGCAGATGCACCAGTTAGGGTCTTTGTAGCCCTCTTCGATCATGACCCCCTAGAGTTGTCTACCAGCCTCAAGGCTGCAGAGGAAGGGCTGGCCTTTCAGAAAGGGCAGTTGCTGAGAGTATGGGGCTCTCAGGACCCCCATGGCTTTTACCATGGCGAGTGCAATGGACAAGTGGGCAGCATCCCTgggcacctggtggctgaggtGGAGGTGGGCACAAATCAGACTGAGGAGAAGAGTCAGTTGTCTTCACAAGGACACCTGCCCTCTGTGGTCTGTATTGGTGACTTTGAGGAACTCTCCAGCTGTCCGAGCCCCTCTACCATTCCCCCAGGGGACCCCAGGAGGCCCCCTCTGTGGACTCCAAAGACCATGGTGGCAGCTCTGGACTATGACCCCAGAGATGGGAGAGCTGGAGGTCAGGTGCAGGACAAGCTGTCACTGAAAGCAGGAGATGTGGTCATCGTCTATGGGCCTGTGGATGACATGGGATTCtattatggggagtcgggtggcaacTGGGGCCTGGTCCCAGCCTACCTGCTGGATCACATGACTCTCCAGGGAGAGTGA